The Brumimicrobium sp. genomic interval CACAGGTGTATGCGCTATGCATTTAACCAAATTTGCTGAAAAATTAAAAGGAAGAGATGATGTAATGCTCGTATTTACTTCTATGGACTTACCTTTTGCACAATCTCGTTTTTGTTCAACTAAAGGAATTGACAACGCCATCACAACTTCTGATTTCAGATATCATGATGCTCAAAAACTTGGTTCTATCATGGAAAGCGGGCCTCTAAAAGGTTTACATGCACGTGGAGTTATCATTACAGATGAAAATCTAAATGTGATTTACTCTGAAATGGTGGATGAAGTTACGGACGAGCCAAATTATGATGAGGCTTTAAAATTCATTTAATTTGAAGGGGAATTTATTCCCCTTTTTTATATATCAATATGAAACACATCATATCCATTTTAATCATTATTACTGGAAGCTTTGCTTTTACGCAAGAAAAGGTTGTTATTTTAAATAAAGAGACTCAAATTAAAATGGCTCTGCAATTCCTCACCGATGAGGAACAAAACCATGCAAAAGTTTTGGGCTATAATGAGAAAAATGAACTTGTCGTTTTAAAAGATTCAGATGGCTATCTTACTTGCGTGGCTGATGATCCTCAAAAGAATGGAATAGAAGTTTCTTGTTACCACAAGGATTTAGATGATTATATGCAACGAGGAAGAGATCTTAGAAGCGCTGGAAAAAATGGAAAAGAAATAGCTGAGATTAGAACTAAAGAAGTTGAATCTGGAAAATTAAAATATCCTAAAGGAGAAAGTATCCTTTATGTTTTTACTGGTATTGACGATAATTTAGATAAAAACACAGGCATTTTAAAAGACGGTAAACTACGTTATGTGGTTTATACTCCTTATGCCACTCAGGAAACAACTGGACTTCCAACCAAACCTACAAAACCGGGAATGCCTTGGTTAATGGATGCGGGAACTTATCACGCACATATTATGATAACACCACAATAATTGTAGCAATATGGAAAATAAGACCAAACCAATTAAACGTCACGAATCTCTTAAGCCTTTTAGTCGTGAACACCACCATAGTTTATTATTAGGATGGAAAATTAGACGTGGATTTGGAAATGGAATTCCTGTTGAACGCATTAAGAAATATACAGACTGGTTTTTTGTTAATTTTATTGAGCCACACTTCAGAGGGGAAGAAAAGTATATGTTTCCTATCTTGGGAGAAGATCATGAATTAATTAAGAAAGCAATGAGTGAACACCGCCGTTTAACTCGTCTTTTTAACGACACTAAAGACATTGAAAAATCTCTCCATCACATTGAGGAGGAATTAGAAAGGCATGTACGCTTTGAAGAGCGCGAACTCTTTATGATCATTCAAAAACACGCAACTGAAGAACAATTAGCCAAAATTGATGAATTCCATAAAGAACTTATGTTTGAAGAAAACACAGAAGATGAATTCTGGGAGGAAGATAAATAATATCTTAATCAAATATTTTTCTCG includes:
- the tpx gene encoding thiol peroxidase — its product is MNIKFHGDAITTNGNYPKKGDKLPEMKLVKSDLSEINTNDLKGKKIVFNTIPSVDTGVCAMHLTKFAEKLKGRDDVMLVFTSMDLPFAQSRFCSTKGIDNAITTSDFRYHDAQKLGSIMESGPLKGLHARGVIITDENLNVIYSEMVDEVTDEPNYDEALKFI
- a CDS encoding hemerythrin domain-containing protein; amino-acid sequence: MENKTKPIKRHESLKPFSREHHHSLLLGWKIRRGFGNGIPVERIKKYTDWFFVNFIEPHFRGEEKYMFPILGEDHELIKKAMSEHRRLTRLFNDTKDIEKSLHHIEEELERHVRFEERELFMIIQKHATEEQLAKIDEFHKELMFEENTEDEFWEEDK